One genomic region from Gossypium hirsutum isolate 1008001.06 chromosome D13, Gossypium_hirsutum_v2.1, whole genome shotgun sequence encodes:
- the LOC107920660 gene encoding F-box/kelch-repeat protein At1g22040, which produces MGALLSLNSSRTGMSEPFDSRDETCKRQKLSSCLCEENPRLIPSLPDEISYQILARIPRINYLNVRLVSRAWKAAIMSSELFSIRKEIGTTEEWLYLLTKIEGDKLLWYGLDPLSRRWQRLPPMPNVAFEDESKKGLASLRMWNVVGSSIKIADVIRGWLGRKDGLDRMRFCGCSIGAVDGCLYVLGGFSKASALRCVWQYNPVLNSWSEVSPMLTGRAYCKTGILNNKLYVVGGVTSRGGLTPLQSAEVFDPHTSIWSQIPSMPFSKAQFLPTAFLADLLKPIATGMTSYKGRLFVPQSLYCWPFFVDVGGEVYDPELNSWAEMPVGMGNGWPAKQAGTKFSVIVGGELYALDPSSSLQNATIKVYDYQDDAWKVVVGEVPIPNFTDSETPYLLAGLLGKLHVITKDSNNNISVLQTDVQNHLTSLPSASSSSPDNSSSLHAEPVESAAAFQINPWRVIAAKTAGSSELVSCQALNI; this is translated from the coding sequence ATGGGGGCATTGTTAAGCCTAAATAGTTCTAGGACTGGAATGAGTGAGCCCTTTGATTCACGTGATGAAACATGCAAGAGGCAGAAGTTGTCATCATGTCTTTGTGAGGAGAACCCTAGATTGATTCCTAGCCTTCCTGATGAGATATCCTATCAGATTCTTGCCAGAATTCCAAGGATTAATTACTTAAATGTAAGGTTAGTGTCAAGGGCCTGGAAAGCTGCCATCATGAGTTCTGAACTTTTCAGTATAAGGAAAGAAATTGGAACAACAGAGGAATGGCTCTATTTGTTGACTAAGATTGAAGGTGACAAGCTTTTGTGGTATGGTTTGGACCCTTTGTCTAGAAGATGGCAGAGGTTGCCTCCAATGCCAAATGTTGCTTTTGAAGATGAATCCAAGAAAGGTCTAGCTAGCCTTCGGATGTGGAACGTGGTGGGATCGAGCATAAAAATTGCGGATGTCATAAGGGGTTGGCTTGGGAGGAAGGATGGCTTGGACAGAATGCGATTCTGTGGGTGCTCCATTGGTGCTGTTGATGGCTGCCTCTATGTGTTAGGAGGATTCTCTAAAGCTTCAGCTTTGAGGTGTGTTTGGCAGTATAATCCAGTTCTAAACTCTTGGAGTGAAGTAAGTCCAATGTTGACTGGTAGAGCCTACTGTAAGACTGGTATCTTAAATAATAAGCTCTATGTTGTTGGAGGCGTTACTAGTCGTGGTGGATTAACTCCACTTCAGTCCGCTGAGGTATTTGATCCTCATACCAGTATATGGTCCCAAATACCGAGCATGCCATTTTCGAAAGCTCAGTTTCTACCTACTGCCTTTCTGGCTGATCTACTCAAACCCATCGCCACAGGTATGACTTCATATAAGGGAAGGTTGTTTGTGCCTCAGAGTTTATATTGCTGGCCTTTTTTTGTCGATGTTGGAGGGGAAGTATATGATCCTGAACTAAATTCATGGGCTGAAATGCCAGTCGGCATGGGCAACGGTTGGCCTGCAAAACAGGCAGGAACAAAATTCAGTGTCATTGTGGGCGGTGAGTTGTATGCCCTTGATCCATCTAGTTCTCTTCAAAATGCTACCATCAAGGTATATGATTACCAAGACGATGCTTGGAAAGTTGTCGTAGGAGAGGTCCCCATTCCAAACTTCACAGATTCGGAGACTCCATATTTGCTTGCCGGTTTACTAGGAAAGCTTCATGTAATTACTAAAGATTCCAACAACAATATCTCAGTCCTGCAAACTGATGTGCAAAACCATTTAACTTCACTACCATCAGCTTCGTCATCTTCACCAGATAACTCCTCCAGTCTGCATGCTGAGCCGGTGGAATCTGCTGCAGCATTCCAAATAAATCCCTGGAGGGTTATAGCGGCGAAGACGGCCGGATCTTCTGAACTAGTAAGTTGTCAAGCCCTTAATATCTAG
- the LOC107920661 gene encoding BRASSINOSTEROID INSENSITIVE 1-associated receptor kinase 1, translating to MERLISVCLWLILALHLVLRVAGNAEGDALNALKNNLADPNNLLQDWDPTDINPCQWYNITCNSENSVTRIDLGNAKLSGKLVPDLGLLSNLQYLELYSNNISGEIPEEIGNLTNLVSLDLYLNALTGHIPVTLGNLRKLRVLRLNNNSLTGQIPMALTTIETLQLLDVSNNQLEGDIPVNGSFSLFQPISFSNNRLNYTLAPPPPPMPSTASTSSGNSAVGAIVGVVAASVVLFSAPAIIFA from the exons ATGGAGCGGCTCATCTCTGTTTGTTTATGGTTGATTTTGGCGTTGCATTTGGTTCTTCGAGTCGCCGGCAATGCAGAAG GTGATGCTTTGAATGCATTGAAGAACAATTTGGCAGACCCCAATAACCTGCTTCAAGATTGGGATCCAACCGATATCAACCCTTGCCAATGGTACAATATTACCTGTAATAGTGAAAATAGTGTGACAAGAAT TGATCTTGGGAATGCAAAATTATCTGGGAAATTGGTTCCAGACCTGGGGCTGCTTTCCAATTTGCAGTACTT GGAGCTTTATAGTAACAACATATCTGGGGAAATCCCAGAGGAAATTGGAAATTTGACAAACTTGGTGAGCTTGGATCTTTACTTGAATGCTTTAACCGGCCACATTCCGGTTACTCTGGGCAACCTCAGAAAACTGCGTGTACT GCGTCTCAACAACAACTCCTTGACAGGTCAAATTCCTATGGCCTTAACTACTATTGAGACACTGCAACTGCT GGATGTTTCAAACAATCAACTAGAAGGAGATATTCCAGTTAATGGTTCCTTTTCACTATTTCAGCCTATCAG TTTCAGTAATAATCGACTCAATTATACTCTTGCTCCACCACCACCTCCTATGCCATCTACAGCTTCAACTTCATCAG GTAATAGTGCCGTTGGTGCTATTGTGGGAGTTGTTGCTGCATCTGTTGTGTTGTTTTCTGCTCCTGCAATTATATTTGCTTAA
- the LOC107919557 gene encoding sulfate transporter 1.2, whose amino-acid sequence MSHRVADALGYKDMDNISAASSRHNSENLPYVHKVGVPPKQNLLKEIAGTLKETFFADDPLRQFKDQPRSRKLVLVFQALFPIFEWGRNYSLSKFKGDLIAGLTIASLCIPQDIGYAKLANLDPQYGLYSSFVPPLIYAFMGSSRDIAIGPVAVVSLLLGTLLQNEIDPSENPVDYLRLAFTATFFAGITQFTLGFFRLGFLIDFLSHAAIVGFMAGAAITIALQQLKGLLGIKKFTKKTDIVSVMRSVWSAAHHGWNWETILIGMSFLAFLLVAKYIGKKKKKLFWVPAIAPLISVVLSTFFVYITRADKHGVQIVKHIRRGINPSSLNEIFFSGEYLAKGFRIGVLAGMIALTEAVAIGRTFASMKDYQLEGNKEMVALGTMNVVGSMTSCYVATGSFSRSAVNYMAGCNTAVSNIVMSSVVLLTLELITPLFKYTPNAILASIIISAVISLVDIEAMTLIWKVDKFDFVACMGAFFGVVFSSVEIGLLIAVSISFAKILLQVTRPRTAVLGKIPRTTVYRNILQYPAATKVPGILIVRVDSAIYFSNSNYVKERILRWLADEEEQLKESSRPGVQYLIVEMSPVTDIDTSGIHAMEELFRSLEKRDVKLVLANPGPAVVDKLHASKFHEMIGEDRIFLTVEDAIVTCAPKMDLEP is encoded by the exons ATGAGTCATCGAGTCGCTGATGCGCTTGGCTACAAGGATATGGATAACATCAGTGCTGCTTCATCACGTCACAACTCGGAGAATTTGCCATATGTTCACAAGGTAGGGGTACCCCCTAAGCAAAATCTGCTGAAAGAAATTGCAGGCACCCTGAAGGAAACTTTCTTCGCCGATGATCCTTTACGCCAGTTTAAGGATCAACCGAGGTCAAGAAAGCTTGTGCTAGTCTTCCAAGCACTGTTTCCTATTTTTGAATGGGGAAGGAACTATAGCCTTTCTAAATTCAAAGGTGACTTGATTGCTGGTCTTACCATTGCAAGTCTTTGCATACCACAG GACATTGGATACGCAAAGCTTGCCAATCTCGACCCCCAATATGGATTGT ATAGTAGCTTTGTTCCACCTCTTATTTATGCATTCATGGGAAGCTCACGGGATATCGCTATTGGACCGGTGGCTGTGGTGTCTCTCTTGCTTGGTACTCTCCTGCAGAATGAGATCGACCCATCTGAAAATCCGGTGGACTACCTACGCCTTGCATTCACAGCTACATTCTTTGCTGGTATCACTCAATTCACACTTGGATTTTTCAG GCTAGGATTCTTAATAGACTTCCTATCTCATGCTGCCATTGTTGGCTTCATGGCTGGTGCTGCTATCACCATTGCCCTTCAACAACTTAAGGGTCTGCTCGGCATAAAAAAGTTTACGAAGAAAACTGATATTGTCTCCGTCATGCGCTCAGTTTGGAGTGCAGCACATCATGGT TGGAATTGGGAAACTATACTAATAGGAATGTCCTTCCTGGCGTTCCTCTTGGTCGCAAAATACATT gggaaaaagaagaagaaactatTTTGGGTGCCGGCAATTGCTCCGTTGATTTCGGTTGTCCTCTCCACCTTTTTCGTGTACATCACACGAGCTGACAAGCATGGTGTTCAGATT GTGAAACATATTAGGAGGGGAATCAACCCATCATCTTTGAATGAAATATTTTTCTCTGGAGAATATCTTGCCAAAGGTTTCAGAATAGGTGTTTTAGCTGGTATGATTGCGTTGACG GAAGCTGTGGCAATTGGAAGAACATTTGCTTCCATGAAGGACTACCAGTTGGAAGGAAACAAGGAAATGGTAGCATTGGGAACAATGAATGTCGTCGGTTCGATGACATCTTGTTACGTGGCCACAG GATCCTTCTCTCGCTCGGCAGTAAACTACATGGCTGGATGCAATACTGCCGTATCTAATATCGTGATGTCCTCTGTCGTGCTACTAACATTGGAACTCATAACTCCATTATTCAAGTACACTCCAAATGCAATACTTGCTTCCATCATTATATCTGCAGTGATTAGCTTAGTAGACATTGAAGCAATGACCCTAATATGGAAGGTCGATAAGTTCGACTTTGTTGCTTGTATGGGAGCCTTCTTTGGTGTCGTTTTCTCTTCCGTTGAGATCGGCCTTCTAATAGCG GTCTCGATATCATTCGCTAAAATCCTCTTACAAGTTACAAGACCTCGAACCGCGGTTCTCGGAAAGATCCCGAGGACTACGGTCTATAGAAACATCCTTCAATATCCAGCTGCAACGAAAGTTCCTGGCATACTCATTGTTAGAGTTGATTCTGCAATTTACTTCTCCAACTCCAACTATGTAAAAGAAAG GATTTTGAGATGGCTGGCTGATGAAGAAGAACAACTAAAAGAAAGTTCCCGACCCGGAGTCCAGTATCTCATCGTCGAAATGTCAC CCGTTACTGACATTGACACTAGTGGCATACATGCCATGGAAGAGTTATTCAGAAGCCTTGAGAAGAGAGATGTTAAG CTTGTTTTGGCAAATCCAGGGCCAGCTGTGGTTGACAAGCTCCATGCATCAAAGTTTCATGAGATGATAGGGGAAGATAGGATCTTCCTCACCGTGGAAGATGCAATTGTAACATGTGCTCCAAAAATGGATTTGGAACCATAA